In a single window of the Eshraghiella crossota genome:
- the rpsR gene encoding 30S ribosomal protein S18, which translates to MPNPRENRGTDAPMKKRINRRRKKVCVFCADSTNVIDYKDANKLKRFVSERGKILPRRITGTCAKHQRALTVAVKRARQIAILPYTLD; encoded by the coding sequence ATGCCTAATCCAAGAGAAAACCGCGGAACAGATGCTCCAATGAAGAAGAGAATCAACCGTAGAAGAAAAAAAGTTTGTGTATTTTGTGCCGATTCAACTAACGTAATCGATTACAAAGATGCTAATAAATTAAAAAGATTTGTATCTGAAAGAGGTAAGATTCTTCCTAGAAGAATTACAGGTACATGTGCAAAACATCAGAGAGCACTTACAGTTGCAGTTAAGAGAGCAAGACAGATTGCAATCTTACCTTACACACTTGATTAA
- a CDS encoding DHH family phosphoesterase: MAGKEKRLRNLLNLYLRYPIIAGIVFAVMNIMVYFISVRAGIVVSIAVLAYFVWLLFMIFNKHVAISKALMDFASGYAQMQKKLLDEFKVPYGLLDNQGKILWLNNSLGAIVGKDNYRKNISTVIPELSKIQIEPGKNLQECNVAIGNRIYKVFTEKIDMSDSPVDVNILIAGASSDLYAIYFIDETEITACRKELHDERFVAALIYIDNYDEALESIDEVRRSLLIALVDRKINKYITAGEGIVRKLEKDKYFVVMRYKFFEKLKEERFAILEEVKSVNIGNDMAVTLSIGIGAMNGSFLKNYEMARAAIDLALGRGGDQTVVRDGNKVTYYGGKSNSLEKNTRVRARVKAHALRELLEGTDNVIIMGHKISDVDAVGAAVGIYTAARIFSKKAHIVLNDLTTSLLPIIDLYKNSQEYSPDLFVKSEEALAKVGSNTLLVVVDVNRANYTECPELIGKCRQTVVIDHHRQADDQIENATLSYVEPYASSACEMVAEILQYICDNIRIKSIEADTLYAGIVIDTNNFTNKAGARTFEAAAFLRRNGADIVRVRKLLRGDMNEYKAKAETVRHAEVYKHYALSVCPSSGLQSPTIVGAQAANELLNITGIKASIVFTYYNDTIYLSARSIDEVNVQLIMERLGGGGHMTIAGAQLKDMSLEDAITLVKKTIDTMEAEGAI, encoded by the coding sequence ATGGCAGGGAAAGAAAAGAGATTACGTAATCTGTTAAATTTATATCTTAGATATCCGATTATAGCAGGTATTGTATTTGCTGTTATGAATATAATGGTATATTTTATAAGTGTCAGGGCGGGAATCGTTGTTTCAATAGCGGTGCTGGCATATTTTGTATGGCTTCTTTTTATGATATTTAATAAGCATGTTGCTATATCTAAGGCACTTATGGATTTTGCCTCAGGATACGCACAGATGCAAAAGAAGTTGTTGGATGAATTTAAGGTTCCATACGGTCTTCTGGATAATCAGGGCAAAATACTCTGGCTTAATAATTCTCTTGGTGCAATTGTTGGTAAGGACAACTACCGGAAGAACATAAGTACGGTAATTCCCGAACTTTCCAAGATACAGATTGAACCGGGTAAGAATTTACAGGAATGTAATGTTGCAATTGGCAACAGAATATATAAGGTTTTTACCGAGAAAATTGACATGTCGGATTCCCCGGTTGACGTTAATATCCTTATAGCGGGAGCATCATCTGATTTGTATGCCATATATTTTATTGACGAGACTGAGATAACAGCCTGCAGAAAAGAACTGCATGATGAACGTTTTGTTGCGGCGCTTATATATATAGATAATTATGATGAGGCACTTGAAAGTATCGACGAAGTCCGCCGTTCGCTTTTAATAGCCCTTGTAGACCGTAAGATTAATAAGTATATTACTGCAGGTGAAGGCATTGTAAGAAAACTTGAAAAAGATAAATATTTCGTGGTAATGCGTTATAAATTCTTTGAAAAACTTAAAGAAGAACGTTTTGCCATTCTTGAGGAGGTTAAGTCCGTCAATATCGGAAATGATATGGCAGTTACGCTTAGTATAGGAATCGGAGCCATGAACGGATCATTCCTTAAGAACTATGAAATGGCAAGAGCAGCAATTGATCTGGCACTTGGACGAGGTGGTGACCAGACCGTTGTCAGAGATGGCAATAAGGTAACTTATTACGGCGGAAAGAGTAATTCCCTTGAGAAGAATACGAGAGTAAGAGCCCGCGTCAAGGCTCACGCACTCCGTGAACTTTTAGAGGGTACCGATAATGTAATCATTATGGGACATAAAATCAGTGACGTAGATGCCGTGGGAGCGGCAGTCGGTATATACACGGCGGCAAGAATTTTTTCAAAGAAAGCACATATTGTTCTTAATGACTTAACGACATCATTACTGCCTATAATTGATTTGTATAAGAACAGCCAGGAATACAGTCCTGATCTTTTTGTAAAGAGCGAGGAAGCACTGGCAAAGGTAGGAAGCAATACATTACTTGTTGTTGTTGATGTAAACAGGGCTAATTATACGGAATGTCCGGAATTGATTGGCAAATGCAGACAGACGGTGGTTATTGACCATCATCGTCAGGCTGATGACCAGATTGAAAATGCAACACTTTCCTATGTAGAACCATACGCATCATCCGCATGTGAAATGGTTGCGGAGATACTTCAGTATATTTGCGATAATATCAGAATTAAATCAATAGAGGCAGATACTTTGTATGCCGGAATAGTTATTGATACCAATAACTTTACTAATAAAGCAGGGGCAAGAACTTTTGAAGCGGCAGCATTTTTACGACGTAACGGTGCAGATATTGTAAGAGTAAGAAAACTTTTGCGTGGCGATATGAACGAATACAAGGCAAAAGCAGAGACGGTAAGACACGCTGAGGTGTATAAGCACTATGCACTTTCCGTATGCCCAAGTTCGGGATTACAAAGCCCTACTATTGTAGGAGCACAGGCTGCCAATGAACTTCTTAACATTACGGGAATAAAAGCATCAATTGTTTTTACATATTACAACGATACAATATACCTTAGCGCAAGGTCTATAGATGAAGTTAATGTACAGCTTATTATGGAAAGGCTTGGCGGCGGCGGACATATGACAATCGCAGGCGCACAGCTTAAGGATATGTCATTGGAGGATGCCATAACACTTGTTAAAAAGACAATAGATACAATGGAAGCGGAAGGAGCAATTTAA
- the rplI gene encoding 50S ribosomal protein L9, with protein MKVILLQDVKALGKKGQTVDVSDGYARNCILPKKLGVEATSKNLNDLKLQKAHEEKVAKEQLEEAKAFAAKMADMEVIVSIKSGKDGRTFGSVSSKEIATAFKEQHGMEIDKKKIVLDEPIRSVGTTIVSVKLHKDVVGKLNVRVREA; from the coding sequence ATGAAAGTTATATTATTACAGGATGTTAAAGCACTTGGAAAAAAAGGACAGACAGTGGATGTCAGTGACGGATATGCAAGAAATTGTATTCTCCCTAAGAAACTCGGAGTGGAAGCAACATCCAAAAACCTTAATGACCTTAAATTACAGAAGGCACATGAAGAAAAGGTTGCTAAAGAGCAGCTTGAAGAAGCCAAGGCTTTTGCAGCAAAAATGGCGGACATGGAAGTAATTGTTTCTATTAAATCAGGAAAAGACGGAAGAACTTTCGGTTCAGTATCATCTAAGGAAATTGCAACTGCTTTTAAGGAACAGCATGGAATGGAAATAGATAAGAAAAAAATTGTTCTTGATGAGCCAATCAGAAGTGTGGGAACTACAATTGTAAGCGTAAAGCTTCATAAAGATGTTGTTGGAAAGCTGAATGTAAGAGTCAGAGAGGCATAG
- the dnaB gene encoding replicative DNA helicase yields the protein MDEPLLKRIMPHSTVAEQSVISSMLMDKDAIGIASDMLTKDDFYTGQYGIMFQAITELDKENKPADIVQVQDKLKQMGAPEELAGIDFLREILNVVATSANIKGYAKIVKEKSVLRNMIKVAQKIENECYDCKDEVDNILADAEKDITAVKNSGTSEEITPISDVVIEALDRMDAASKAGGKITGIATGFKHLDYKTAGLQNSDFILVAARPSMGKTAFVLNIAQYVSVKNKTTTAIFSLEMSKVQLVNRLISMESKVDSKNIRTGSMSPAEWSSVSEGASRVGMSHLIIDDTPGISIGALRNKCRKFKRDNNLGLIIIDYIQLMTAGGRSESRQQEVSEISRALKGIARELNVPVIALSQLSRAVEARDNKRPMLSDLRESGAIEQDADVVMFIYRDEYYHKDNADNKGKAEIIIAKQRNGPTGTIDLAWIGDLTKFADLEVQYNHEEE from the coding sequence ATGGATGAACCACTTTTAAAGCGTATTATGCCCCATAGTACAGTTGCCGAACAGTCCGTGATTTCATCAATGCTTATGGATAAAGATGCCATAGGAATAGCATCGGATATGCTTACTAAGGACGATTTTTATACCGGTCAGTATGGAATCATGTTTCAGGCAATAACGGAGCTGGATAAGGAAAATAAGCCGGCAGACATTGTTCAGGTGCAGGACAAATTAAAACAGATGGGCGCACCGGAGGAACTGGCAGGAATTGATTTTTTAAGGGAAATTCTTAATGTAGTGGCAACGTCCGCCAACATTAAGGGTTATGCCAAGATTGTAAAGGAAAAATCTGTCCTGCGCAATATGATTAAGGTCGCACAGAAAATAGAAAATGAATGTTATGATTGCAAGGATGAAGTGGATAACATACTTGCCGATGCGGAAAAGGATATTACCGCAGTAAAGAACAGCGGGACAAGTGAGGAGATAACACCTATAAGCGATGTTGTTATTGAAGCACTTGACAGAATGGATGCGGCATCCAAGGCAGGCGGTAAAATTACGGGAATTGCCACAGGGTTTAAACATCTTGACTACAAAACAGCAGGACTCCAGAACTCGGATTTTATTCTTGTTGCGGCAAGACCATCCATGGGTAAAACGGCATTTGTCCTTAATATTGCACAGTATGTTTCTGTTAAAAATAAGACAACAACTGCCATATTCAGTCTGGAAATGTCAAAAGTCCAGCTTGTCAACCGTCTTATCTCTATGGAATCCAAGGTTGATTCCAAAAATATAAGAACGGGAAGCATGAGCCCGGCAGAATGGAGCAGCGTATCAGAGGGTGCTTCAAGGGTAGGTATGTCCCACCTTATAATTGATGATACACCGGGAATTTCCATTGGAGCATTGCGTAACAAATGCCGTAAGTTCAAGAGAGATAATAATCTCGGTCTTATAATAATCGACTACATACAGCTTATGACAGCAGGTGGCAGAAGTGAATCAAGACAGCAGGAAGTATCGGAAATTTCAAGAGCATTGAAAGGGATTGCAAGGGAGCTTAACGTTCCGGTAATCGCATTATCCCAGTTAAGCCGTGCTGTTGAAGCAAGAGATAATAAAAGACCGATGCTTTCGGATTTGCGAGAGTCAGGTGCCATCGAGCAGGATGCGGACGTTGTTATGTTCATATACAGGGATGAGTATTATCACAAAGATAATGCTGATAACAAAGGCAAAGCCGAGATAATCATAGCAAAACAAAGAAACGGTCCTACAGGAACCATTGACCTTGCATGGATTGGAGATTTAACAAAATTTGCGGATTTGGAAGTTCAATATAATCACGAAGAAGAGTAA
- a CDS encoding MerR family transcriptional regulator, which yields MKRYLISEASAITGLEAHVLRYWEEELGMKIPRNELGHRYYTDTEIEIFQKAKEMKNKGYQLKAIKTEIFGKADIIPIHMEHEQGELESEEQNTRDVRMEQFKAIIGSILTEALKENNVELHEKVVKEMDYLFRVNDEAAEERYKKLDETIRSCQRSGKEAAAGKDTRFKHRKKMKKL from the coding sequence ATGAAAAGATATTTAATTTCAGAAGCTTCTGCAATCACAGGTCTGGAGGCGCATGTACTCCGGTATTGGGAAGAAGAGCTTGGCATGAAAATCCCAAGGAATGAATTGGGACATCGTTATTATACAGATACAGAAATTGAAATTTTCCAGAAAGCTAAGGAAATGAAAAATAAGGGTTATCAGCTTAAGGCAATCAAAACCGAGATTTTTGGAAAAGCGGATATAATACCTATACATATGGAGCATGAACAGGGAGAGCTTGAAAGTGAGGAGCAGAATACAAGGGATGTCCGTATGGAACAGTTCAAAGCGATTATCGGCAGCATTCTCACAGAAGCTCTTAAGGAAAATAATGTGGAACTTCATGAAAAAGTGGTAAAGGAAATGGACTATCTTTTTCGTGTGAATGATGAGGCGGCAGAGGAACGCTATAAGAAGCTTGATGAAACAATACGTAGCTGCCAGCGGTCGGGCAAAGAGGCGGCAGCAGGTAAGGATACACGTTTCAAGCATAGGAAGAAAATGAAAAAACTGTAA
- a CDS encoding TetR/AcrR family transcriptional regulator — translation MKTTEQQHNERKREIMEKCFECYAENGLTGTGIKALADACGCTKANLYSYFKNLDELIIESTAYCMEKVEDDFMEMAPTDPKDVVRFVREVPYWTAKKHGKKYRLMYQIYTHPKYIEHGKKFFEGVNERYTEYAKRLEPKIGIPYTIITPLIFTFVRACVHYAMFEDEYYLKSQMEILKQGVALFVDKYKANQA, via the coding sequence ATGAAAACAACCGAGCAACAGCACAATGAGCGCAAACGCGAAATAATGGAAAAGTGCTTTGAATGTTATGCTGAAAACGGGCTCACGGGCACCGGGATCAAAGCGCTTGCCGATGCATGCGGATGCACAAAGGCAAATCTTTATTCTTATTTTAAAAACCTCGACGAACTGATCATCGAGTCAACGGCATACTGTATGGAAAAGGTCGAGGACGACTTTATGGAGATGGCACCCACCGACCCCAAGGATGTTGTCCGGTTTGTGAGGGAGGTTCCCTACTGGACGGCTAAAAAGCACGGAAAAAAATATCGGCTGATGTATCAGATCTATACTCATCCGAAGTATATCGAGCACGGCAAGAAGTTTTTTGAGGGTGTCAACGAGCGCTATACCGAGTATGCCAAGCGGCTTGAGCCGAAGATAGGTATTCCGTACACGATAATCACGCCGCTGATTTTTACATTCGTCCGCGCCTGTGTACACTATGCGATGTTCGAGGACGAATATTACCTGAAATCCCAGATGGAGATCTTAAAGCAGGGGGTTGCCCTGTTCGTGGATAAGTACAAAGCAAACCAAGCATAA
- a CDS encoding collagen-like protein has translation MKTGKKLLTGSLLALCAVLLVLCIVLAIGWSKAAKTDTALPEVRNNGTAIQWKYSDEIDWRDLVALTELRGAAGENGKDGANGKDGINGKSIEVQRATEYIQWRYEGDEWQNLVAIADITGPTGQNGKDGANGKPPEFHVNENTLQWRYVGDEIWLNLYDLTALKGADGRDGIDGKDGINGQDGRDGADGTNGQNGSDGKDGNTPFIGENGNWWIGEIDTAVKAAGIDGADGVDGEKGDKGDKGDPGEKGDKGDKGDKGDKGDPGQNGGSSGYFYGTGYVPSTHLSDGAVPLYYREMHNRGGLISYNGTTLRLKKGHTYNVCVSGMVNAITNDNSGNYSVQMTDGYDDDYCRYITLIEQDGRGSNSLCFNRIYDLTGAINDVELKFSLEQGDYKTYLLSFRGSVTITALD, from the coding sequence ATGAAAACAGGGAAAAAACTACTCACAGGCTCACTTTTGGCGCTTTGCGCCGTTCTTTTGGTGCTTTGCATCGTGCTTGCCATAGGATGGAGCAAGGCGGCAAAAACCGACACTGCACTGCCGGAGGTGCGGAACAACGGCACGGCGATCCAGTGGAAATACAGCGATGAAATCGATTGGCGCGACCTTGTGGCGCTTACCGAGCTGCGGGGCGCTGCCGGAGAAAACGGCAAGGACGGAGCCAACGGTAAAGACGGCATTAATGGCAAAAGCATAGAAGTACAAAGAGCAACGGAATACATACAGTGGCGCTATGAGGGCGATGAGTGGCAGAACCTTGTGGCGATAGCCGACATCACAGGCCCCACCGGACAGAACGGTAAGGACGGAGCAAACGGAAAACCGCCGGAGTTCCACGTGAACGAAAACACATTGCAATGGCGCTATGTCGGCGATGAAATATGGCTGAACCTCTACGACCTTACCGCATTAAAAGGTGCGGATGGCAGAGACGGCATTGACGGTAAAGACGGCATAAACGGGCAAGATGGCAGGGACGGTGCGGACGGCACAAACGGACAAAACGGCTCTGACGGCAAAGACGGTAACACCCCGTTTATCGGCGAAAACGGCAACTGGTGGATCGGAGAAATCGACACAGCCGTAAAAGCCGCAGGGATTGACGGTGCTGACGGTGTTGACGGCGAAAAGGGTGATAAGGGCGACAAAGGTGACCCCGGCGAAAAGGGAGACAAGGGAGATAAGGGGGACAAAGGCGACAAGGGCGACCCCGGTCAGAACGGCGGAAGCTCCGGGTATTTTTACGGCACGGGGTATGTACCGTCAACCCATCTTTCAGACGGTGCAGTTCCCCTGTACTATCGGGAAATGCATAACCGCGGCGGGCTTATATCGTACAACGGAACAACACTCAGGCTGAAAAAAGGACATACCTACAATGTGTGTGTAAGCGGCATGGTTAATGCGATAACAAATGATAATAGCGGAAACTATTCCGTTCAGATGACTGACGGTTACGATGATGACTATTGCAGATATATTACACTGATAGAACAAGACGGCAGGGGATCAAATTCTCTCTGCTTCAACAGAATATATGACCTTACCGGCGCGATAAACGATGTTGAACTCAAATTTTCGCTGGAGCAAGGTGATTACAAAACCTATCTGCTTTCATTCAGAGGCTCTGTTACAATCACCGCTCTTGACTGA
- a CDS encoding InlB B-repeat-containing protein, with the protein MGWTDRDGCHIWACKKCGARDPAAEMSKQNAKHIPGDWSNQKQLCTVCGHVLERDTKAPVMETLTDGESYIVEDNIDGNPGAYTFTVSDPAASGETSSGIKSVTINGEPQDGPTYSLPAPDGGNNDAGAEYTVVVTDNAGNETTATVRIYRRHHYTVTFDSTGGSEVIEKTMAVTYGEQLGDMPVPMRTGYFFRGWYDAPVEGKCYGNSDGKGTSRYDKTENCTLYAQWVINRYTITFDTAGGSEIAPITQDYDTAITAPADPTREGYTFIGWDMEIPATMPAENITIKAKWKDIEKPTGEIKISGNSWKAFLNNITFGLFFKGTQEVTITATDNSGEMVTVEYLLSDKELTKAELDGMAFTAYTAPFGIDPDNDYIIYVRLTDKAGNTNYICSDGIVLDGTSPVITGIENGKTYCEAQTITVDEKHIGTVTVNGIKVTLDENGSIVLSPADGGQKIVVTDKAGNTAEMTVTVNDGHTFGDWTSNGHGTHTRQCTADGCTEGVETDNCTDEDKNHKCDICGKIISNHTDLKHFPAKAATEDSEGNIEYWYCSGCGKYYSDKDGTKEIAKADTVTAKLPKYPQTGDNSNLMLWIALLLASGGAVIGTTVVSKRKKHNS; encoded by the coding sequence TTGGGCTGGACAGACAGGGACGGCTGCCACATCTGGGCCTGTAAGAAATGCGGCGCGCGGGACCCCGCCGCGGAAATGTCCAAACAAAACGCCAAACACATTCCCGGCGACTGGAGCAATCAGAAGCAGCTCTGCACTGTGTGCGGTCATGTGCTTGAGAGGGACACGAAAGCCCCGGTTATGGAAACTCTGACGGACGGCGAAAGCTACATCGTCGAGGATAACATCGATGGAAATCCCGGCGCGTACACCTTCACCGTGAGCGACCCGGCTGCATCGGGAGAGACGTCCTCCGGCATCAAGTCGGTGACCATCAACGGCGAGCCGCAAGACGGTCCCACTTATTCTCTCCCCGCACCCGACGGCGGCAACAATGACGCAGGAGCGGAATATACCGTGGTCGTGACTGACAACGCGGGAAACGAAACTACGGCGACAGTCAGAATATACAGGAGGCACCACTACACGGTGACCTTTGATTCCACAGGTGGCAGCGAGGTGATAGAAAAAACTATGGCCGTTACCTATGGCGAGCAGCTCGGCGATATGCCCGTGCCAATGCGCACCGGTTACTTTTTCCGTGGCTGGTATGATGCCCCGGTTGAAGGCAAATGCTACGGTAATAGCGATGGCAAAGGCACAAGCCGGTATGACAAGACGGAAAACTGCACCCTGTATGCGCAGTGGGTAATAAACCGGTACACAATAACCTTTGACACTGCAGGCGGCAGTGAAATTGCGCCGATTACACAGGATTACGACACGGCGATCACCGCTCCTGCCGACCCGACAAGAGAGGGCTACACCTTTATCGGCTGGGACATGGAAATTCCCGCGACCATGCCTGCGGAAAACATCACAATTAAGGCGAAATGGAAAGACATCGAAAAGCCCACGGGTGAAATTAAAATCAGCGGGAACAGTTGGAAAGCGTTCCTCAACAATATCACCTTCGGTCTGTTCTTTAAGGGCACGCAGGAGGTGACGATCACCGCAACCGACAACAGCGGCGAGATGGTAACGGTTGAATATCTGCTGTCAGATAAGGAATTGACAAAAGCTGAGCTTGACGGCATGGCCTTCACAGCGTACACCGCACCGTTTGGCATTGACCCTGATAACGATTATATTATCTATGTCAGACTGACCGATAAGGCGGGCAATACGAACTACATTTGCTCGGACGGCATCGTTCTTGACGGAACAAGCCCGGTTATTACCGGCATAGAAAACGGCAAGACCTACTGCGAGGCACAGACGATCACCGTTGACGAGAAGCATATCGGCACCGTCACTGTAAACGGAATAAAGGTCACGCTTGATGAAAACGGCAGCATTGTCCTCTCTCCGGCAGACGGCGGGCAGAAAATCGTTGTCACCGACAAGGCGGGCAACACCGCCGAGATGACCGTAACGGTCAACGACGGGCATACCTTCGGTGACTGGACATCAAACGGCCATGGCACACACACCCGCCAATGCACGGCAGACGGATGTACGGAAGGCGTCGAAACGGATAATTGTACCGATGAGGATAAAAATCACAAATGTGATATCTGCGGAAAGATAATCTCCAACCACACTGACTTAAAGCATTTCCCGGCAAAGGCGGCCACCGAGGATTCCGAGGGCAATATCGAGTATTGGTACTGCAGCGGCTGCGGAAAGTATTACAGTGACAAAGACGGCACCAAGGAAATCGCCAAGGCCGACACTGTAACGGCGAAACTGCCGAAGTATCCTCAGACCGGCGATAACAGCAACCTCATGCTGTGGATCGCACTGCTGCTTGCCAGCGGAGGAGCTGTTATCGGCACAACGGTTGTCAGCAAAAGGAAAAAGCACAACAGCTAA